CTCGAGCGGTGATTCCGTTGGCGCACGCCCGACACCGACGCTGACGCGCCTCGCCGAAGAGGGGACCGCTTTCGAGAACGCGTTCGCGACCGCGCCCTGGACGCTCCCCTCTCACGCGTCGTTTTTCACCGGGACCTATCCCTCTGAACACGGCACGCACGGCGGTCATACCTATCTCGACGACGATCTGCGAACCATGCCCGAGGCCTTCGCCGACGCAGGATTCGAGACGATCGGCGTCTCGAACAACACCTGGATCACCGAGGAGTTCGGGTTCGACCGCGGCTTCGAGGACCTCCGCAAGGGCTGGCAGTACATCCAGTCCGACGCCGACATGGGCGCGGTTGTCCGCGGCGAGGATCTCCGGGAGAAACTCGGCGCGACCCGGGACCGAATCCTTGACGGGAACCCGTTCGTCAACGCCGCCAACATCCTCTACAGCGAACTGCTACAGCCGGCCGGCGACGACGGCTCCGACCGGTCGACGGACTGGATCGCCGACTGGCTCGCGGACCGGGACGACGACCGGCCCTTTTTCCTGTTCTGTAACTTCATCGAACCCCACGTCCAGTACGATCCGCCCGCGGAGTACGCCGAACGATTCCTCCCCGAGGGGGCCAGTTACGAAGAGGCGACCGCGATCAGGCAGGATCCTCGCGCCTACGACTGTAACGACTACGACATCTCCGATCACGAGTTCGCCCTGCTCCGGGGGCTCTATCGGGCCGAACTCGCCTACGTCGACCACCAGGTCGGCAAGCTCCGAACCGCCCTCGAGGACGCAGGCGAGTGGGAAGACACCCTGTTTGTCGTTTGTGGCGACCACGGCGAGCACATCGGCGAACACGGCTTCTTCGGGCACCAGTACAACCTCTACGACACGCTGCTCAACGTCCCGCTGGTCTGTCACGGCGGCTCCTTCACTGGCGGCGGGCGACGCCACGACCTTGTGCAACTCCTCGATATCCCCGCCACGCTGCTCGAGACGGCCGGAATCGACGATCCCGAGCTACGTGAGCAGTGGTCGAGCAGATCACTTCACCCCGAGTCGGATGCCCAAGACCGCGATGCCGTCTTCGCCGAGTACGTCGCCCCCCAGCCCTCGATCGAGCGCCTCGAGACTAGGTTCGGCGAGATTCCGGATCGTGTTCGGGAGTTCGATCGCCGGCTGCGGGCAGTCCGTACAACCGAGTACAAGTACGTCCGCGGCGACGACGGCTTCGAGCGGCTCCACCGCGTCCGAACCGATCCGCTCGAGCACACCGATATCAGTGACGAGAAGCCCGAGCGGGTCCGGGCGTTACGACGGCGACTCGAGGAGCGCTTCGAACCGTTCACCGAGGCGAGCGCGTCGGGCGAAGTCGAGATGCGCGACGGGACGAAAGAGCGATTGGCGGATCTCGGCTACCTCTGAGACGGTCCCGAGAGTGCGGCGGAGGCCCCAGCACAGTCGCCGGCGGTGATCGCGTTGATCAGAGTCCCGCTACCATTCGGACGTACTGACTGTCTCCCGCTCACCGGCGAGTTGTCGATACGCACCGACGAGAACGGCGGCGCCGAATAGGGTGAAAACGCCGGACGTGATCGCGGTCACCAGATTGCCGACGATGGGAGCCACGCCGACGACAGTGAATACGAGACTAACCAGACCGCTGCCGACGCCGATAACGGCCCCGAGAATGAAGAGGCGAATTCGATTCTCAGACGTGAGTTCCCAACTTCGCTCGAGTGACTCGATGACGCCGGCGTCCTCGATGACGACGGCGATGGGGGCGAACACGAGGCAGACTGCGAGGAAGATTCCGGGGAAGAGGAGGAAGACAGACCCGATCAGCACCGCGAAGAAGGTGATGACAGTGACGACGACCAGCACGCCGGCGGTTCGGACGAGTCGGCGGGTATGGTCGGCCGTCGGAACGTCGTTGATATCCGAATACAGCGCCCGTATCGTCACGACGCCGAGCACGCTACCGACGAGCATGAGAAGGGCGGTCAGTCCGCCACCGATGGAGATCGGAAGATCGACGGCGAGAGGATAGGTCTGTGAGAACTCCTCGTCGGGGAACAATTCAGTGAACAGACCCGAGAAGAACGATTGGACGCTTACCTGCGTCACGAGTTGGAACAGGACGTATACGGCGAGGAGAATCGCTCCGCCGCGTGTCGTGATTCGATCGAACCCGTAACTGAGTGCTCGCTCGATGCTAAGTTTATAACTCATAGCTGTTAATTTCTATCGGTTATGTATACCACCATTGATTTAATACATGAAATTTGAAATCGGTGTCGGACTGTCGGACGAATCTGTCGATCGGTCTCGGCAGCTTCCGGTAGCGCGGTAGTCAGTTCGGTCTGTCTCGTCATCTCAGACCTGCAGATATCCATTGACCTCCTCCCGCGCCTAAAGACGGAGGTATGCGCTATCGCTCTGTATCAACCGTTGTTCGAGAGACGATGTGCAGGCATATCAAGCGTCCAACTGTCCACCCCGGGAGGCTTCTGTCCGTCGTCGGAACGTCGTCGCATGTCCGCCACTCCGTCGTCCGACGCGGCGTCGTTTCCCTTTCCGACGCAGTTTGTCTACGAGGGACCGCTCAACCGGTTTCGGGCCGCTGTCGACATCGCTCCTACGGGTATCGATGATGTGACGGTTGAAGCCGGCCCGCGTCACCTTCGAGTCATCGTCGATCTGGGTGACCACGTCGCCGAACGAGCCGTTCGGCCGCTTCCAGACGACCTCGTCTTCGGTGACGATCACGAGGCCGTCTATAACAACGGCGTCCTCACCGTCTCGCTGAGTACCCGCTCACGAGAGTGATAACGCCGCCTCGCCAGCCCCGGCAGCCGGAGTAATCGAACGCCGACCGCCGGCGTGTACCCGGCCGGAGCGACCCACGGAACGGTGTCACCGGTATTCGCTTGCTCCACGTTGATTCCCGACGGCATCGAATCACGGGTACAGCGATGAGTAACGATTACTATACGAAGGACGACTTCGCGGGCGACCTCGAGATCGACGACTCTCGCTTCGATCAGGATCCGGACGAGGAAACGATCGACGAAGCCGTCTCGAACATCGAAGAACGGAATATCGAGGTCCACGTCGTCGACGACGGTGAGGCCGCACGCGAGTATCTCCGTGATCAGATTCCCGACGGAGCCGAAGTGATGGACGGTCACTCGACGACGCTCGAGGAGATCGGCTTCACCGACGACCTCGAGGCAGCGGACGGGTTCGACTACCTCGGCAACCGGATCGGGGAGATCGACGACGACGAGGAGCGGTTCCGGGCGCGACGCGAGGCGGTTACCGCCGACGTCTTCGTCGACAGCGTCAACGCGATCGCCGAGAGTGGCGAGTTGCTCGGGGCCAACGCGCTCGGCAACGCCGTCGGCGCATGGGCATTCGGTGCAGAGTCGCTCGTACTGGTTGGCAGCACGAACAAGATCGTCGGCAACTGGTCGAGCGCCGTCGAGCGGATCCGTGAGTATGCCTACCCGCTCGAGGACGCCCGCGCCGAAGAGGCGTACGGGCAGGGAAGCGTCGTCGGCAAGCTCGTCTCCCTCGAGCACGAACGGGTCGACGACCGCACCCAACTCGTGTTGATCGACGAGCGACACGGGTTCTAAGGGACGCACAGAGCGCAGTATCGGTCATCGCACATCGTCGCCAGCGTGCCTGCAGCACGTTTTTGCTGACCACGCCGATAGGTGAACGCGAGCCGCGGGAATTGACCAATGGCCACCCCCGACGCACGCTCCGGTAACGGATTCGTCTCGTTCTTTCGCAGCTATACGAAGACGTGGATTCACGCGGTCGCAACGGCCGGCCTGACGGCGTTCGGGACGCTGACGATCTTCCACCGCGGGTTCATCGTCCTCGCGCTCGCCTCCTACGTCGTGCCGCCGCTCGTGCTGTATTTCCGCGGGGGAGCAGGAGACCAGTCCGATCAGACGGCCGCTGTCGACCGCGAGGCGGACGATCCAGCAGACGACCGAGAGACGAAATCGGAAGCGGCGACGACCACATCGCTCGAGCACGCCGACAGTGGAGCCGATTCCGAGACCAAGAGGACACCGGACAGCGGTGATGCTGCAGTGTACAGTGAGGACCACGACGTCGAACCCGGCGGCAACGACGCGATCGGGGCCGATCGAGCGGTCGAACGCGGTCGGGAGAGCGACGCCGACCGCGCGCTCGACTGGCGGCTCGTCGATGTCCCCACCGACGCGACACTCCGAGATGTCTGCGTGACCGCAGCCGGCGCGGTCTACGCAGTCGGCGAGAACGGACTGGTTCTCACCGGAGCGGCCGCCGACGGTGCCGGAACCGACGCGTGGTCGATCGCCCTCGAAGACGGGCCGGCCGCCGAGGGAGACGAACTCACTGGCGTCGACGCGACCGACGGCGGCGACGCGATCTGGGTCGCGGGCGATAGTGGTTCGGTGGGACGACTCGAGGCCGAGACGGGGCTCCACACGGATTACACGGCCCCTGCGGATATCACTGACAACTGGATGGGGGTCGCCGTCGGCGGTGAGAGTGGTGACGAGACGGTCCTCTTGATCAACGGCTCCGGGGCCGTTCTCCGCGGCCGCTATCGCGACGGCGCAATCTCGTGGGACGGACCAATCAAACCCGGTAGCGGCTCGAGTCTAAGCGCGATCGCGCTCGCGGAGCCGTCGGTCGGCTACTGCTGTGATACGAACGACAGCGTCTTCGAGACGACCGACGGCGGGGAATCGTTCGATCGTGTCGGCCTCGAGGGAGCCGGCGGTACACTCGAGAACCTCGCGACGCTGGGACAGGGCGACTGCCTGGTGAGCGCGGACGACGGCATCGTCCACCGCTACGGCGGCTCGACGTGGACACCGGAGCGGGTCGGCGACGAGGCGGTCTGTGGGATCACCCGTCGCGAGGGCGAGACGATCGCCTGCGACGCGGACGGCGTGATCTACGAGCGAACGCTCGCGGCTGACTGGGAACAGGTCGACACGCAGGCACCGGAATCGCTCATCGCCGTTTCGATGGATATCGACGGAGAGCGAGTGGTTGCGGTCGGCGAGGACGGGACCGTCGTCGAACGACGCTGAGAGGGTGGTGACGGTATGTCGTCACTGTACCTAGATCTCGAGTCTCGAGCAGGTCCGGAACATCGATCGCGTCGATGATCCTCGAGACCGTGGTCTTGGAGTCAGTACGCCTGATCCAGCCAGCGGACAGTCGGTGACACGGACTACTTCGCGGACCTATCGGATCGGCGTATTCAAGGCCAATCGCCTTTCCGTTCCGGGGCGGATATCCATCCGTCACGACCGCACAGCGGGGCATCTCACGTTTACCCCGCAGACGGGCGTGAACGACCTCGATCATGAGTACACCAACACGAACGGCGACGCGATACTCCGTCCGCGCGTTCGAGCCCGACGATCGAGAGGCGTTCCTGTCGCTGTACGAAACGGTGTTCGGCCACGACAGAAGCCCGGCGTGGTTCCGCTGGAAGTTCCGCGAGAATCCGTTTGTCGACCACATCCCGATCCTCGTGGCGACGGCCGACGGCGACCCCGTCGGCTTCCGGTCGTTTTTTGCCCAGCAGATGCGAATCGGCGAGACTGTCCGAACCGCGTTTCAGCCCTGCGATACGATGGTCCATCGGGACCACCGCGAGCGAGGACTCTTCAACCGGATGAACGAACGCGCCGTCGAGCGCTACACCGACGGCGCACCGTCGTTTTTCTTCAACTTCCCGAACGAGAACTCGAAGCCCGGCAATCTCGCACACGGCTGGCGCGAGGTCGGGACGGTACCAGCCTATTACCGGCCCCAGAACCCCGTCACCGCGCTCGAGGACCGAGGCGATAGTAAGTCGATGGCTGGCACCGGCGACCGGCGGGCGAGCGATGGCGGTCCGACCGCCGCAGTCGCGAACACGCTCGAGGACGCCATCGCGACCTCACAGCGGGCCGGTGACAGACTGTTCGTCGATTCGGACTCGGATCTCGAGCTCGAGCGCTACGAAACGCCGCCGGCGGACACGCTCGAAGCGGTCTACCAGCGGTCGATTCCCGCTGCGATTCACACCGACCGGAGCGCGGCGTTCTACCGCTGGCGGTTCGACAATCCCATCCACACGTATCGGGCCTCCGTCGCCCGACGGGACGGCGACCCGGTCGCCGCGCTCGTCGTCTCGAACGTTGGCGATCACGCGCGGATCGTCGACGCGCTCCCGCGGGCGATTGACGCGGAATCGGCGGCGCTCGAGCGCCTGCTCGCGACGGCCCTCGAGGCGTCCGCGGACCGAAGCTACGTCGAGGCGTTCGGGGAGACGGTGCCGTCACCGTTGCGGTTCCGGTTCTATCCGGACACGCGGCTGCCGCTGTCGGCGCTGATTCGACCAACGTCCCGAACCCTCCTCGCTCGCGATCTCGAGGACGGACTCGCACTCGAGTCGAGTTCGATCGACTCCTGGACGTTCTCGCGACTCGATCTAGACACGACATGACGCTGTCGGACGATGCGAATCGCCGGCAGCGCGGACGGCTCGGCGAGCGGTGCGATCGGTCACTGTTATGGCCGTCGAACCCACAGCTACCACTGTGAGCGATCGACGCGCGGAGGGCGATCGGGACGGCCGCTGTCGGCTGTGCGGGACGCTGCTCCCGGAGCCCGACGGCGAGTCGCCGTCGGACGAGTTCTGTTCGACCGGCTGTCGAGACGTCGCAGCCGAGTTCGGGACAAACGACGGTGTGACGAGCGACGACAGCGACGGCTCCGCCGAGGATAGCGACCCCCCCTTACGGTCCGTTGACCGGCCGGCTGATCCGCGACCGACCGCGACCGCAGACGACGAACGACCGGACGGGACCGTCCGCACGTTCTTCCGGGTCGACGGCATGCACTCCGCGACCTGCGAGGCCTTCCTCGAGGCCGTCGCCGAGGGCCGCGACGGCGTGGACGACGCTGAGGCGAGTTACGTCACGGAGACGATCCGGGTCGATCACGATCCCGATCGAATCTCGACCGACGCGCTCGAGAACGCGCTGAGTACGCTCGGCTACACGGCCTATCTCCGGGACGACGCGACCGCTGACGACGAGACGGGCGGAACCCAGCGCTCGCGCGAGATGTCCGGACTCCGAAAGCGCCGGTCGGACGATATGCTCGAGATGCGATACGTCGTCGGCGTCGTCTTCGGTTCGTTCCTCCTGTTGCCGTTCGTGGCCGTCCTCTACCCGATGTTTCTGACCTCGTTTACCGACTGGGGCGCGATCGAGCACTTCGAGGGCGCCTTTACCGGCTTCAGCGGGCCGCTGTATCTGCCCCTGTTTCTCATTCTGACGGGCGCGATCATCTACCTGACCGGCGGTCCGCTCTTGCGGGGCGCGTACGTCAGCCTGAAACTCCGGCGGCCCACGACAGACCTGCTTGCAGTCTTCACAATACTCAGCGCGTACGTCTTCAGCATCCTCGTCTCCGGGCTCGGGCGCAACGATCTCTACTTCGATCTGACGATCGTCGTGGCCTCGGTCGTGATGGGCGCGACCTACTACGAGGCGACGGTCAAGCGCCGCGCGACGGACCGACTGACCGACCTCACCGTCTCGCAGGTCGACACCGCCCGGCTCTACGCCGGAGACGGCTCGACGACGGAACTCCCCGTTGCCGACCTCGAGTCGGGCGACCGCGTGCTCGTCCGGGAGGGCGAGCGCATCCCCGTGGACGGGACGCTGTCCGAGGGCGAGTGTACTGTCGACGAAGCCGTCGTGACGGGGGAGTCGCTCCCGGTCACGAAAGCGGCGGGAGACGACGTGGTCGGCGGCTCGGTCGTCACCACTGACGCGGCGGTGGTCGACGTCGGCGAGCGGACGACCAGCAGCATCGAGCGGCTCACGCGGGTCGTCTGGAACGTCCAGAGCGCTGACCACGGCGTCACGCGGCGAGCCGACGAGTTCGCCGCGACCCTCGTCCCGATCGTCCTCGCCGCCGCAGTCGTCGTCGGCGTGGGTTCCCTCCTCGCCGGCGCGAGCGGGCTGACCGCCTCGCTGGCCGCCCTCATGACGCTCATGGTCGCCAGCCCGTGGGCGCTCGGCTTCGCGACGCCGTACTCCGTCGCCGCGAGCCTTCAGGAAGCCCTCGAGCGCGGCATCGTGGTCTTCGATGAGACGGTCTTCGAACGCCTCCGCGCGGTCGACGTCGTCGTCTTCGACAAGACCGGCACACTCACGACCGGCGAAATGACCGTCCGCGAGGCCGACGCCCCCGACGACCTGCTCGCGGCCGCCGCCGCCCTCGAGCAGCGAGCGGCCCACCCGGCAGCGGCAGCGATCGCCGACGCGTTCGGGAGCAATGGAGGCGCGTTCGAAGATGACGACGGGACGGCTCGCGCTGACGGCGGCTCGACCGCATCCGGCGAACTGACCGTCCGGGAGTTCCACACCCATGCGACCGGCGTCGAGGGAACCGTGGACGACCGGACGGTACTGGTCGGCCACCCCGACCTCTTCCGGGATCGGGGGTGGACGCTCGAGTCCGACCTCGAGGCACGGATCGATCACGCACGAGAGGCCGGTCGGCTCCCGATCGTCGTCGGCCGAGATGGGACCGCCGAAGGGGTCGTGATCGTCGGCGATGAGCCCCGCGAGGCGTGGGACGAGACGATCGCGGCCCTGGACGAGGACGGGGTCGACGTCGTGGTCCTGACCGGCGACGACGGGACGGCGGCCGATGTCTTCGATCGCCATCCGGGCGTTGACCACGTCTTCGCCGGCGTCTCGCCGGACGGAAAGACGGCGACGGTCGAGCGGATGAAGACCGACGACCGCGTGGCGATGGTCGGCGACGGGACGAACGACGCGCCCGCGCTCGCCGCGGCCGATCTGGGAATCTCGCTGGGTAGCGGGACGGCGCTCGCCGCCGACGCGGCCGACGTCGCGATCGTCGACGACGATCTCGCCGCGGTCGAACGGGCGTTCGCCCTGTCGAGGGCTGCACGCAGTCGAATACGGCAGAATCTCGGACTCGCGTTCGTCTACAACGCGATCGCCATCCCCGCTGCCGTGCTCGGTATCGTGAACCCGCTGGTGACGACCGTCGCCGTCGTAGCGGGGACCCTCCTCATCGTCGGGAACGCTGAGCGATCGCTCGTCGCGGAGTGATCGGCAAATCGCGTCCGCACTCTCTCATCCGTCCTCGAGCGCGCCCCAGGAAACGGTCCGACCGATCTCGATTGAAACGATCAGGCGCTCGTCGAGGTCGTGGTTCGTGTACTGTTCGTACTTTGACTCCAGTGCGCTCACGGCGTCGGTGTGAATCGATGCGTCGGGCTCGAGGATCCGTGCCCGTCCGCGGACCTGAACCCACGCGAGACGCGACCAGTCCTCGCGGTAGCGGTCGACGAGCAGCGTCACCCGCGGGTTCGCCCGAATATTCCGCACGCGCTGGAGGTCAGCGGTCGATTTCGGCTTTTCGTCGATCGCCGAGACGAGTCTGATCCCGTCGCTTTCGTCGTCGGGACCGCCGCTTTGGACTTCGGTCGCATCGACGGCGTCGTCCGTCGACTCCGGCCGCTCCGACTGATCCACGGGCTCGAGCAGCGCGAAACAGATCGGTACCGCGTGAGGTCGTCCCTCGGTGTCGACTGTCGCTAACGCGGCGACACGGGCTCGCTCGAGGAAGGCACGCTCGGCGGGCGTCATGGGGTGACAGACGCTGCGCGGACGGAAAGTGGTGAGGCCGGGGGCGACGCCGGCTCCGAGGAGTCGTCCCGCTACAGCAAACTACTCGGGCCGGCGTCACCCATTCACGGGCAGATGAGTGATCGGATGCGTCGCCGTCGCGCGTACGCTGCCGTCGTTGCCGGGACGCTGGGCTACACCTGCTTGATGTTCATCTGGTTCTCGCTGCCCGCGTATCTCTCGACGATCATCGACGAACTCGGGCTCTCGGGCACCCAGGCCGGCGTGGTCGCGGGGGCGGTCCCGTTGACCTACATCCCGATCGCACTGTTCACTGGGATGGTCGTCGATCGCGTCGGTCCAGGACGGAGCCTCGCGGCCGGCGTGTTGATCTACGGCGTCGCTCAGGTCGCTCGCAGCTTCGCGGCCGGCTTTCCCTCCTTGCTCGCGGCGACGCTGTTGATCGGCGTCGGCGCGACGGCGATCACGTTTGGGCTTCCCAAACTCGTCTCGGTGTTGTTCCCGCCCGACGAGACCGGCTTTCCGTCCTCTATCTACCTCGTCGGGGCGTCGGCGGGGACGGCGAGCGCCTTTGCCGTCGGTCGGCCAGTTCTGGGCCCACTGCTCGGCGGCTGGCGCGCCCTGTTCTTCTGGAGCGGCGTCGTCGCGATCGCGTATGGCCTGTGCTGGTTCGTCGTCGCCCGCCGATTGGGGATCGACGCCCGCAATCGCGCGGCCAACGGCGCGAACGCGGCGGACTCGTCGCTCTCGCTCGCGGCTATTCGACGCGATCTCACCCTCGTCCTTACCCACCGCGAGCTGCAGCTCGTGGTCGTCGTCGGGACGATGTATCTGCTAATCGCCCACGGCATGCAGGGGTGGCTCCCGACGCTGCTCGAGTCCCGGGGCTACTCGCCGGACCGGGCCGGACGGACGACGAGCCTGCTCGTCGCGGCCAATGTCGTCGGCGTGTTGACGGTCCCCGCAGTCGCCGATCGGCTGGGGGTTCGGCGCACCGCCCTGATGGTCTGTGGGCTCGTAGCGGGACTCGGCATCACCGGCGTCCTCTCGAGCGGGCTCGGTCTCTTGCTGCTCGGGAGCGTCGTCGTCACCGGGTTCGGGTTCGGCGGGCTCTCGCCGCTCATCCGGGCAATTCCGCCGGAACTCGAGGGGATCGGCGCGCGGTTGACTGGCACCGCGGTCGGGTTCATCTTCGCCGTCGGCGAGATTGGAGGATTCCTCGGCCCGGTGCTGATCGGGACGCTCTACGATCTCACCGGCTCGTACGTGCCAGGTCTGGGACTCCTCGCCTCGGCGGGCCTCGTCATCGCGGTCGCCGGCGGCGTGTTGCGATATCGGTACGGCGACTCCTGATGAGGGTGGCGAACGGAGTAGCGGCGCTCGAGCGGATGTGCATCCCTGCACGCGTCAGTTCTTTGCCCGTTCGCGGAGTTACGGTCGGACATGTGGCAGGGGGAGGGCTACTGGCTCGTCCGCGTCGTCTTCCAGCGGGGGCTCGCACTGTTGTACTTGCTCGCCTTTCTCGTCGCGGCCACCCAGTTCCGGCCGCTGGCCGGCGAAGACGGGTTGTTGCCCCTCGAGTGGTACGTCGAGGGGGTCTCGTTCCGTGATCGGCCGAGCCTCTTCTATTTCGTCCCGACGGATCGGGCGATCGGGGTCGCGGCCTGGAGCGGCGTCGTGCTGTCGGGGCTGGCGCTGATCGGGGTGCCGTACTGGCTGCCAGCGGGAGCTGCGACGCCCGTTTCGATGGTTCTGTGGGCAATGCTGTGGGCGCTGTACCTCTCCTTCGTGAACGCCGGGCAGACGTTCTACGGCTACGGCTGGGAGTCGATGCTCTGTGAGACCGGGTTCCTCGCGATCTTTCTCGGGGCTGGGTCGGTCGCACCGCCGTTCGTGGTCATCTTACTCCTCCAGTGGGTGCTCTTTCGCAACATGTTCGGTGCCGGGCTGATCAAGCTCCGCGGCGACGACTGCTGGCGCGATCTGACCTGCATGGACTACCACTACGAGACCCAACCGATCCCGAACCCCGTAAGCTGGTTCGCCCATCATCTGCCGGCTCGGTTTCATCGCGTCGAGACCTTCGGGAATCACGTCGTCGAGTTGCTGGTGCCCTTTTGCTACTTCGCGCCCCAGCCGCTGTCGGCGCTGGCAGGTG
This genomic stretch from Natrinema sp. SYSU A 869 harbors:
- a CDS encoding lactate utilization protein gives rise to the protein MSNDYYTKDDFAGDLEIDDSRFDQDPDEETIDEAVSNIEERNIEVHVVDDGEAAREYLRDQIPDGAEVMDGHSTTLEEIGFTDDLEAADGFDYLGNRIGEIDDDEERFRARREAVTADVFVDSVNAIAESGELLGANALGNAVGAWAFGAESLVLVGSTNKIVGNWSSAVERIREYAYPLEDARAEEAYGQGSVVGKLVSLEHERVDDRTQLVLIDERHGF
- a CDS encoding pyridoxamine 5'-phosphate oxidase family protein; its protein translation is MTPAERAFLERARVAALATVDTEGRPHAVPICFALLEPVDQSERPESTDDAVDATEVQSGGPDDESDGIRLVSAIDEKPKSTADLQRVRNIRANPRVTLLVDRYREDWSRLAWVQVRGRARILEPDASIHTDAVSALESKYEQYTNHDLDERLIVSIEIGRTVSWGALEDG
- a CDS encoding GNAT family N-acetyltransferase gives rise to the protein MSTPTRTATRYSVRAFEPDDREAFLSLYETVFGHDRSPAWFRWKFRENPFVDHIPILVATADGDPVGFRSFFAQQMRIGETVRTAFQPCDTMVHRDHRERGLFNRMNERAVERYTDGAPSFFFNFPNENSKPGNLAHGWREVGTVPAYYRPQNPVTALEDRGDSKSMAGTGDRRASDGGPTAAVANTLEDAIATSQRAGDRLFVDSDSDLELERYETPPADTLEAVYQRSIPAAIHTDRSAAFYRWRFDNPIHTYRASVARRDGDPVAALVVSNVGDHARIVDALPRAIDAESAALERLLATALEASADRSYVEAFGETVPSPLRFRFYPDTRLPLSALIRPTSRTLLARDLEDGLALESSSIDSWTFSRLDLDTT
- a CDS encoding cation-translocating P-type ATPase, with protein sequence MSDRRAEGDRDGRCRLCGTLLPEPDGESPSDEFCSTGCRDVAAEFGTNDGVTSDDSDGSAEDSDPPLRSVDRPADPRPTATADDERPDGTVRTFFRVDGMHSATCEAFLEAVAEGRDGVDDAEASYVTETIRVDHDPDRISTDALENALSTLGYTAYLRDDATADDETGGTQRSREMSGLRKRRSDDMLEMRYVVGVVFGSFLLLPFVAVLYPMFLTSFTDWGAIEHFEGAFTGFSGPLYLPLFLILTGAIIYLTGGPLLRGAYVSLKLRRPTTDLLAVFTILSAYVFSILVSGLGRNDLYFDLTIVVASVVMGATYYEATVKRRATDRLTDLTVSQVDTARLYAGDGSTTELPVADLESGDRVLVREGERIPVDGTLSEGECTVDEAVVTGESLPVTKAAGDDVVGGSVVTTDAAVVDVGERTTSSIERLTRVVWNVQSADHGVTRRADEFAATLVPIVLAAAVVVGVGSLLAGASGLTASLAALMTLMVASPWALGFATPYSVAASLQEALERGIVVFDETVFERLRAVDVVVFDKTGTLTTGEMTVREADAPDDLLAAAAALEQRAAHPAAAAIADAFGSNGGAFEDDDGTARADGGSTASGELTVREFHTHATGVEGTVDDRTVLVGHPDLFRDRGWTLESDLEARIDHAREAGRLPIVVGRDGTAEGVVIVGDEPREAWDETIAALDEDGVDVVVLTGDDGTAADVFDRHPGVDHVFAGVSPDGKTATVERMKTDDRVAMVGDGTNDAPALAAADLGISLGSGTALAADAADVAIVDDDLAAVERAFALSRAARSRIRQNLGLAFVYNAIAIPAAVLGIVNPLVTTVAVVAGTLLIVGNAERSLVAE
- a CDS encoding MFS transporter, translating into MSDRMRRRRAYAAVVAGTLGYTCLMFIWFSLPAYLSTIIDELGLSGTQAGVVAGAVPLTYIPIALFTGMVVDRVGPGRSLAAGVLIYGVAQVARSFAAGFPSLLAATLLIGVGATAITFGLPKLVSVLFPPDETGFPSSIYLVGASAGTASAFAVGRPVLGPLLGGWRALFFWSGVVAIAYGLCWFVVARRLGIDARNRAANGANAADSSLSLAAIRRDLTLVLTHRELQLVVVVGTMYLLIAHGMQGWLPTLLESRGYSPDRAGRTTSLLVAANVVGVLTVPAVADRLGVRRTALMVCGLVAGLGITGVLSSGLGLLLLGSVVVTGFGFGGLSPLIRAIPPELEGIGARLTGTAVGFIFAVGEIGGFLGPVLIGTLYDLTGSYVPGLGLLASAGLVIAVAGGVLRYRYGDS
- a CDS encoding sulfatase, translated to MSDSNGRDDESHCAVRNVVFIVLDTARAKSVGMQSFPADRNAPTADPIGIQSAPGDRPGSSGDSVGARPTPTLTRLAEEGTAFENAFATAPWTLPSHASFFTGTYPSEHGTHGGHTYLDDDLRTMPEAFADAGFETIGVSNNTWITEEFGFDRGFEDLRKGWQYIQSDADMGAVVRGEDLREKLGATRDRILDGNPFVNAANILYSELLQPAGDDGSDRSTDWIADWLADRDDDRPFFLFCNFIEPHVQYDPPAEYAERFLPEGASYEEATAIRQDPRAYDCNDYDISDHEFALLRGLYRAELAYVDHQVGKLRTALEDAGEWEDTLFVVCGDHGEHIGEHGFFGHQYNLYDTLLNVPLVCHGGSFTGGGRRHDLVQLLDIPATLLETAGIDDPELREQWSSRSLHPESDAQDRDAVFAEYVAPQPSIERLETRFGEIPDRVREFDRRLRAVRTTEYKYVRGDDGFERLHRVRTDPLEHTDISDEKPERVRALRRRLEERFEPFTEASASGEVEMRDGTKERLADLGYL
- a CDS encoding Hsp20/alpha crystallin family protein, whose product is MSATPSSDAASFPFPTQFVYEGPLNRFRAAVDIAPTGIDDVTVEAGPRHLRVIVDLGDHVAERAVRPLPDDLVFGDDHEAVYNNGVLTVSLSTRSRE